In Hyla sarda isolate aHylSar1 chromosome 9, aHylSar1.hap1, whole genome shotgun sequence, the following proteins share a genomic window:
- the LOC130290313 gene encoding torsin-1B-like gives MAPVRRSGPGTWLFLLPLAAPLLHVALSVEPISMGIAIAAASAITGYISFPELYCGRLVECCRVEEPLNGTALQNDLKEKLFGQHLAQEVIYRALMGFMSNDNPKKPLALSLHGWTGTGKNFVSKIIVENLYPAGMKSKFVHLFVSTVHFPHNNLLSLYKDQLQSWIRGNTSRCARSIFIFDEMDKLHPGLIDSIKPFLDYYENLDGVSYRKALFIFLSNAGGDLINRRMLELWNEGRKREDLELRDVENVLSVGLFNNKNNGFWHSALIEKNLIDYFVPFLPLEFSHVKKCVLAELRHRDLEEDEELASRVAKEMTYSPKEQKLFSDKGCKTVAAKLSLHL, from the exons ATGGCTCCTGTCAGGCGCTCCGGTCCTGGGACTTGGCTCTTCCTCCTTCCCCTGGCGGCTCCGCTCCTCCATGTTGCTCTGTCCGTGGAGCCCATCAGTATGGGCATCGCCATAGCTGCCGCCTCGGCCATCACAGGCTACATATCCTTCCCGGAGTTATACTGCGGGCGGCTGGTGGAGTGCTGCCGGGTGGAGGAGCCCCTGAATGGCACAG CCCTACAGAACGACTTGAAGGAGAAGCTTTTTGGGCAGCACCTGGCACAGGAAGTCATCTACAGGGCCCTGATGGGATTCATGAGCAATGACAACCCCAAGAAGCCCCTGGCATTATCCCTGCACGGCTGGACCGGCACCGGCAAGAATTTCGTTAGCAAAATTATTGTGGAGAATCTTTATCCGGCGGGAATGAAAAGTAAATTCGTCCACCTCTTCGTGTCTACAGTGCACTTCCCCCACAACAACCTCCTCTCTCTATACAAG GACCAGCTACAGTCATGGATACGAGGAAATACCAGTCGCTGTGCCCGCTCCATCTTTATATTCGATGAAATGGACAAACTCCACCCCGGTCTTATTGACTCCATCAAGCCGTTCCTGGACTACTATGAGAATCTTGATGGGGTGTCGTACCGCAAAGCCCTCTTCATATTCCTCAG CAACGCTGGCGGTGATCTGATCAATAGAAGGATGCTGGAGTTGTGGAATGAGGGGAGGAAGAGAGAGGATCTAGAGCTGAGGGATGTGGAGAACGTGCTGTCTGTCGGCCTGTTCAACAACAAGAACA ATGGCTTCTGGCACAGCGCCCTCATCGAGAAGAACCTGATCGAttactttgttcctttcctgccgCTGGAGTTCAGTCACGTGAAGAAATGCGTCTTGGCCGAGCTCAGACACAGGGACTTGGAAGAGGATGAAGAGTTGGCGTCTCGGGTAGCTAAGGAGATGACGTATTCCCCGAAGGAACAAAAGTTATTTTCTGATAAAGGATGCAAAACCGTGGCGGCCAAACTGAGCCTCCATCTTTAG